The Apostichopus japonicus isolate 1M-3 chromosome 12, ASM3797524v1, whole genome shotgun sequence sequence CCAACAATAGGGACAATCGCGTAGCATATTTTGTATCGCGAATATATGGgttatattttctatttttctattttatttctttgatatAATTCATATAACAAATTATGATGAATGTGGTCATGGCAAGCCTAATGAAAAGGTAACtgtttctaaaaaaaattaatacacAAAAAGTCGTCCCCGTTTTCGCGTAGTGGCGAACGtgcacttttggcgaaattgagttaaatattattCTTACCTAttcgagggtgaagaatcggTTAAGCCGGGTTAGAAGTTttaaaactgtttattttttcgtttttttctgaCTCATTTTTGACGAATGTCCACCTAAGACCCACTCTCGTTTttacatactgacgaatactTTAGTAATCATTACAACCATTCAGTAACAATATTTGTCTAAGGTccatgcatttttgcatatcgACGAATATGTCCCTTTGGAACAAGCCGAACATAACAACCATGTCATACTGACTTGAGAACCAACTGactgccatttgaaaacacccAGGATTATGGGAAGGTAATATCTGTATTAGTTCATCTCGtcatttaattgattaatacagtattcatatactacggaagcgtagaaaggacatggtgatgaaagagaaacaaactcgtcaaaatgacaaaattcagaaaaatgacgttttgccgagtttaacaactcgtcaaaacgacaaaattatttaatttgccgagatgcaacaagtcgtcaaaatgacaaaattctgaaaattgacgttttgccgagatacaataactcatcaaaatgacaaaattctgaaaattgacgttttgccgagatacaacaagtcgtcaaaatgacaaaaatttgaatctcaacgttttgccgagatacaacaagtcatcaaagtgacaaaattttgaaaattgacgttttgccgagatacaacaagtcgtcaaaatgacaaaaaattgAATCtcaacgttttgccgagatacaacaagtcgtcaaaatgacaaaaatctgaaaattgacgttattgccgagatacaacaagtcgtcaaaacgacaaaattctgaaaattgacgttttgcctaGATACAAaaactcatcaaaatgacaaaaacctGAAAGTTGTCGTTTTGACGATTtttatctcggcaaaacgtcaattttcaaaatgttgtcattttgttgaGTTTGTTactctttcatcaccatgtcccttctacgcttccgtaatATACGATAGCATAACTCGTGAAAACAGAATGAGGTGTGGGTCAACAATAGCCTAGTGTTAGGATTGCAGAACATTCTATGCTTGTATCTGTTGCTATAGTAGCTATAGAGGGTAGACTGGAGTAACGCTATTTATCTCTACTGAATCGGTGTAACAGTGTGACTGTCGGTACATTTAATTAGAgctgtttacgtgtaaatgaggAAACAGGTGGTGTGAGTCACTGACGGACATTGATGACAATGGGTGTAACTCgtataaaaatgatgaataaatcaCTCAAATTTTAATTGTGACCGCGAAGACTACAATACCTAGACcaatgttaattaatttaagcCATTCTTAGAGTTAGCCTAACCATACCTAAGGATTAAAGGGAAGGAATCCCAAACCATCATAATGAACTTATATCACCAAGATCCTTGTGATGAACTTATCCCTAAAAAGTCCATTTTCTTGCACGGTACGGGAGTAAATTGGTTTTAAAAGTCGTGGCATGGACCAACTTTTTGCCAATGTGTAATGTCACAGTGCCACTTgggatggttgggggggggggggggcgatataatgtaatattttggTGTCCTGTCACCTTTTCAATGTGAATGTAAACagttcaataaacaaataccagttttatgacaaattaaaacatgcaaACGCCAGCTCATTTCCATTTAAGACTTCCTCCAGtcttcaatttcatatataaataaacgTTAAAAATGTAACATCTCCTTAAAGAAGTAcggtttctcttagctgttggcGGCTTTGCTCATCACGAGCATTACTCTAGCCTAACTTAAAACTACCTTTTTCTAGCTAAGTAATACCTAGTTACATAATTGAAggtcacatacttttacatgaaactttggaaggtactagCATAGTTTATACTTGAGTACCGTAGTTACTTTGCTACACAGGacgaggaggggaggagggtgggCGTTTGGACCGAATTACTAGAAAATCTGTATAGCAACCTTTAATACTGTCTTgccaaatcaattaatgaaggaTCTTTTACGATTTATCGAAGAAACATCGCTTattcattggctgacacaaATTCTTCAAGGATGGTCCAGACAAGTAAGGTTGGATAATGGGTTAtcggaaatattggaaataaaggttggtgtgtcttggggtgggaggagggggtcCATTATATggtatattatttactatatatactgatgaaattaggtcaaactcacaaatttatataacaaaatatgccgTATCATTTAGAATatttagaatacaatatacttttagaaaaggtaaatgctgctgcaagacctgagtttacaagaatggctaataGGATTGACAGTGATCAGAATAACCCtctgtatactgtactaaaaactctcctgcacaaatcgagcagaaatctaagaaatccacacaaaataccgaacgtaagtttacaacaactcatttatttaccgtgctgctttatacattccattcgagcacttagaatgtttgttatagtctgtttgttatatcgttttatgtaataACTTTTGTATTAGTAGATGTATTtcatatgatatcctatcatcttgacattttctccctttttaCATTAGctattcttggactgtttgctatcctatcatcttaaaaaaaacaacttttatatgagttattcttcttgttgaggtgttatatgactcctctctataaattttatatgtatactggaaggaaataaaaagaaggaacaagaTACCgcagtacaacttggaaacacttgaacaatgacacagttatttccttctttaaatctgaggattcacacgaggttgggttggatattatgaatgtgcctgtgagcgtaagaatttttttatatgtatactggaaggaaaaaaaagaaggaacaacatactattgtacaacttggaaacacttgaacaatggcacagttgttgggttggatattatgaatgtgcctgtgagcgtaatacaatttcacattccgtttaaggggatagtatagtggaatagcttcccaaagcgtttgaaggatacttagaaactattgtcagagacatttcacgtaatacactaacttgaaaatgaagaattgcacacaattttccgtagtctgtgtgctttataagagttccgacttaacagattacgccactggaactattatttttgcaactgcatgtgttcacatttcatcatataccttgtctattttatacattatagaaaatggtgggggttctttaaaataaataggaccaaTATATAACCCTTTCtgcagccggctctccttgccctccctacctcaacatCTCTTTATCCGACACCCTACATTTCACCCAAGAAacacatactaaaacacttacatccgcccataacccatacagattccttgtctattttatacattgcaacttaacgtgggcgttctttttaaattaataagaccaatataacaccattttaacagccggctctccttgccctataCACCACCTACCCTCGTCATATCCGACTCCATCCATGCCACTCAAgcaaaacatactaaaacacgtatgttgatacctgcgtataacccattccttgtctattttatacattcaaGTAAACCGTGgacattctttttaaaattaataagaccaatgtaccaccccttcgattattttcttctatcttaaggttattccacctaaccacccccccttcctctccccatgtgacagtgaacattcacggtgtaccctatggctactacacacaaaagtgacgaatacaagtctgtgacaggacgaaacttcaaaatttagttctagcatagtgacgaatgtgtggcgaatgtctaaaattaactgaaaatgacttgacataacgacgaatatgtttacactaaaattactactatGTAAGAATTTTTTCGATCAGCAACAAAcatgagaactcaaagttctatttgttatatttaaaatattgacaactttcggtaaAAAAGATCCTCTTTTAGTTACGCTATACTcaagtcaaaatatgaaaatctttagaacacgttttctcaaaactcacattttgaacattcgtcactacgccagaacggggacaaagtgttcacattttttttaaaacttttttatttttttatttattaaacatCATTTTCTATTCAATTTTGTCTGCCATATGAGTATTTGACCTAACGACCTGTACGATAGGGCAAGTAGAACAGCCACTTCAATTGATGAGCCGAAGATGTGCAAAGTTTGAATtcttaaaaaattaaaagtacatCAAATATAACACAGACTGGCAGCAGTGTTCCTTAACAATAAACAAGATTTTGAATTTAATTTCCCACTTATCATCTGCCACCGAAATATCTCCTAACGGAAGCATACACTTTCATCGCtgaaattgtatattttttcGCAGATAGACGCATTGATGTGAAAGTAAATCTCTCAAGAAAAATTCTTCATGTCATCAAAAATGGCTTTAAGATCAAACAATGGGGAGACCAAATATTGAAACACTATGAAGTATGCACCTAGTAATGTAGCAGAGTATTCACTTTTGAAAGTGTTCAATAGCTTTTCCACTTAACTATCTGCTTCTAGAGGTTGCTTGATAAGCACAAAACAAGCCTGCCAATCATCTTATGACAATATTGGGTTCTCTATGTTGATAACAAAATCCATAGCACGGTTTTCAATATTCACTAAATTGGAGATTGGGAATAAGTGGTATCTAGCTATGTATTATGTTACCAAACACCATCAGTGTGACCAAATCACGACACGACTGGCAGTTGTATGCAATATGTATTATTCTTAAAGTTAAAGTTAGTTATGATATCACACCAAGTCACGCTTCCGTCTTTATAGCTTACATGGATCTGCAGGAACTTGAAGTtaataagaataagaagaaCAAGAATCTTGAAGTCCCAGAGACGAATGTGAAATTAGTTTCAAATTTACCTGGAAAAGGAATGTTACGATATCACAAGGCTTTGGTTATGAGAGCAGAAGGGAATCTAGAAGCTGTGGTCAGAACTTTGTCAGGTATTTACTTTGAATATTACCTTAGCAGACTAAAAGAAAGTAACATCTTCAATACATATTGTTTTACAATGacatatataaaacataacGCGTGTGAATGCAGTATGATATTGTAAGGAGAATGACTTGTGTTAACCCCGTCGACAATTTCATCGAATGTTATGTGATTAAAAGagataaaacaaacatttgaaaactCAACTCGTCCTAATCAAAGTGTACAGTGGATGAGACAGTGATAACCTCAATGCGTTTAACAATCTACTAACTGATTGCTTAACAGGTGATTCAACTTTGCGgatgaataaattacaaagtTCAGAGGTTCAACACATATTAAAACTGCCCGGTGATAATAGTATTATGAAGCTTCTTGTATGGTGTGATACAGGTACGAATACTCGCACTTGTCAAAATGTGGTATTAACCATTCAACCTTAACAGTGCAGGCCTTTTTCTTGGCATATATGTTGTGCTCTAAGGAaatactaaaatatatacaaataatgacaaatgagagaacaagaaaaatatatgattaaaACTTGAATTCAATAAGgtcattttgtttgttcttgtAAATAAACTACTAATCACTGATTTGCATTCGAATAACTTTATATGGTTACTACTTTTCAGTACCAAAAAATCTGATTTGTGAATATTAAAGCGGAGGAACTCTCTCAGATCACCTAACTGAAGAGTTCAGTTCCCAGAAAGTACATCAGTATGGCAATACTAAACAGAAGCGTTTTCAAGTTGCGGAGAAGGGAAACGCCGATCATTTACCAAAATATGCACTTCAGGTGGCGAGAGGATTAAAGTGTTTGACAACACATAGAGTAAGTTTATTCCACTCCAGTGTATTTTCTCCTTATAGTGGGAGGATATGTAAATCAACACATGTGGGAAATGTTAAATATGGATACGAAAATGGCACCAATGATATCAAATAGCCTTGGTCAAATCAACATCAGAAGAAGACTGATGATGCTTTACTTGTATGTGCGGCACAGCAAAACAGTGTGGCTAAGTTTATTAAAAGGGGTTAAGAACATGGACTGCCGTTaacgtttattttttaattgtgCAGTcttaatatttatgatatgatCTCAGTTGTGACTGCTTAGGCACTATGATCCAAAAGATATGTACAATGGTTCATAAACAAGAACTAAGAGGAGAATAATAATGAAAAGATAATAAATACTTCCAAGCAACATATTGTCCAAAGGTGGAGGAGTAGTTTCTCCTGTAAATAATTACACTTCagcaaacaacaaaaacattggGCCCAGGTATCAAAAGTTAAGGCTTTTTAAGGAAGTGCTATATCATTGATTCTCTTAGATTTCGATATAGTGCTTAATTACTTTACTAACTAACAATTGCTTAAACTGTATTAACAGTTCATCAGCCCCGGTCTTCGAAGTAAGAAAGTCTTGTTGACAGCGTCAGGGAAGTGCAAGTTATACAACTTTGTTTCTGTATAAAAGGCTAAAGAATGGACTGAATTAACTTGGAATGAAGTCAGTATTTGCTCAAAAGTGTTGTTTCCAATTTAGCTTAGAAATAAactttaattaattatatttacagGGATATTTATGTCCCCAATAGCTAATAAAACCTCCTATATTGTTCCATAAATACAGGGGATTTCATTCAAAGTACCGgataatgaatatatacatatgtatgtgtgtgtatatatatatatatatatatatatatatatatatatatatatatatatatatatatatatatatataaactacattTCTTTCGCACAGAATGTTCCCTTTCAGTGGATGCCTCCAGAGTTTCTCTTACATGAAACGATTTCTGCCGCAGGAGATGTCTGGTCATTTGGTGTTCTCCTCTGGGAAATTTTCAGTTACGGTATTGGAATTTAAATTATATAACTGGATATTGTAGATCATATGCGATTGAATCCTTTACTTTCTAAGTAGCTTGATTTCGTATTATTGCATGATAGGCCAATGGTGTTTTTGTATGGCATTGTAATTTAACATCAATGAAAAGGCGcaaataatttattcttttctatgcgttgtaaatatatattaagcaAATAAAATTCCTTTTGGGAAATGGAAAAAGAAGACACTTTCTTTATTTCTATGGGGTATCCAATTCTTTACCGCTGTGTAGGATCGGAACCGTACCAAGGAAAAGCCAGAGCTGATGTCGAGAAGAGCCTTCGCGCAAAACAGCAGCTCCTTCCTGATAACTGCCCAGGGGTCATGTAAGCAAGCCTTTTTGTATTTCCTGTACCAGTCTTTCTCTTATCACCCTTTCCATGTTTTTCATATATACATTGGCTCCGTTTGTTCTCATTTCAGCTGGcaggcaggcgcggcggaacggaaaaattattgggggggctaatgtgtggagactatctaagcggagcgccaccatcggttggcgcggagcgtacaagaaaattttgggttttttcaaacccccagatggccggaaacggcacttcccgagtgttttatgcttcgaatacctagccctaaaatatgggtctcaagcctgcaatttctctgattgcacgtaaaagtctgtaaaaacattgttatttgtatatCCGATGGTGGTTTAAGAGattagctattactcgtagtgtactcgcaaagacgtttttgagtgtagtaaggacagtggcggagctaggggtattggtcgggggaggggggcaagaatggtctgtaggggcactttcgacactatctaagcggagcgccaccacaggttggcgcggagcctacagaatttttttgagtaaagatactccctagattgcaggaaatgaccctctccgggccttgctaatttgcagataaacggagaataaataggtgtcgtcgccattttgtcggaaaattacaccaacagaatatgacaaatgtcaatagatagatgagagcgcaataaaatagtcaataatcgcgaataagtaaaaagtagtgaaaagctgaaaagggcgccagcagtctatttgagtccgtcaggggggtggcatccgcccctgactgtatggacgcttcgccactgagtaaggggatgttggagaactggctgaaatgaggcaagtcattggcctaagacgaagttgtgttgagcttaccggtactcacactcactgcttccacttttcacggggcgtgaagaagcggttggggtgacaatgtggtctatagccaggggacggccgagggtcccccagcatttactaaaattattacacctgtatagtatacgtgtgcatcggacagatcgacaagtatactgcattgaaaaatgggcagatgcacgtttaggagccttggtaaatattgggggggcttatcatgcatttgccccctcaacttttttattgggggggctgagcccccccaagccccccccggttccgccgccactgctggCAGGTGATGATAACTTGTTGGGAAGCGGCTGCAGAAAAAAAGACCTAAAATTGATGACGTATCATTTAAGCTGGCTGCCTTGTGCAATGAGGATAAGGTAAGAACaacaaaggaataaaaagttatattaacatattttgctTCATCCAAGGATTGCTTGTAATACGATTGAGTTGTAACCCACCTTTCGAGAGTTAAACAAAGGTTTGTTATCAGGGTGATATTTATTCTGCAAATCATAGATAATCCTTGATATTTTAACTTCCTTAATAACCAATGTGGATCAGTAATTCAACTACATcgattttttaactttttgtcAAAGGAATATCAGGAAATCGTATAAGAAGACCTTTCTAGACGGAAGCATTAATCGCCGACTATCAAAATCGATGAGTATGGAAAAATTAGTTGACGGAAGAACTACcgaaaggaatatatatatatatatatatatatatatatataaatatatataaaaaaaaaaatatatatatatatatatatatatatattattaatatcgatgaacacattttggtattttgccATCGTTTTGTCTTCCTTAAATGAATGTATACATTGTTTGATAGTGTCAGTACTTGGCAAGAATAAGTTTTTTATATAGTTTACATTATATTTTAGATTtctttgaaaaacattttggtACGTGGAATATGCaaattcttttaatatttaatttaaatagaaATCAACTTATGTTATCATTTCATGAAGTGATATATCTCTAAGAAACAAATTTGATGAGAGAATATGTTctcttttgaaataaataatgtGAAAATATTGTCAAACTAAAAGTCAAATTATGATGTATTTAGTACATCATACTACAAACTATGTAAGTAATTACAATTAAATCGTAAGCGTCAAAGATGATGATGCCTTTTTTTATTGCAACTGCATGTAtgattttcatttccaaattaaCCACAATGTGTTGCACAGTGATGATACGGAAGAAAGATTCTTTGCTTTCTGTATTGCCCTGGTGATATTTTCTGTAGAGTATAAGGCTCAATGCTACCGTTAGTTCAATCATCGTTTACTTACTTCTTGTTAACTACAATGGGATATAAAAGCATTTGACCTGTTATCGAAACCAGACAGTGTGATCGTTTAGCTGTTCTTATGCACGAGAGTATCGGTAAAGTTTAGGGGATTTCCCGAACGTCGATCAAAGTCGAAAACAACGTTAACAATGCCATTACTTCAAAGGGCACCAGTTTATTTACTTACTTGTATACAAAAGTAGCGTTCGTGGAAGAAAAAGTGTGTGTGACCTTTAACAAAACTTATTGTTGCAAATATGATGTGTTGCTGGATCTGTCGGTGCTTACCAAACATCGACCTATCCACTAATTCATTTATTGGTTGCTGATCATATATGGGATTTTGGTCTACTTTTACTTCaatacaaaatattttcttatttcatccagtctataattgtttgttttaatggTATTATTGATTGATAGTAATTAGCAGTTCATTGTACTCGTATTAACACAGATAAGCCTCGAAGACTTATCATAAACATTTTGACGACATTAAATCCAATACCTTCAATACGCTTCGTGAatatgcccatagctatgaAAATGTGTAACTTTGTTTATGACACTGCGTTGTTAATTTATTTGAGCATTTTCTCGTTTCAGAAATTATATACCcagtattaatttgaatatatacggTTCATATGCTAGAGGAATAAGAAACCTATGTGATCCTAAGTCTGTGACGTAGCTAACATACATAAACTGTAATATTGTTGAATGGTACAGGATATAGAACGTGGTATTATTTATAGTTCAGTCTTTAATCATATGATTTCTTAATATCCATCATATCAAATTATATACAATACATGCTGTTACAAATTCCGTTTATGAGATTGTTTGCATCATTTGcatcattttaatattgaataacAATAACTCTTTCAAATGTATAAGTGCTCTTACTTGACACCGTGAAAATATAGGCTCTTCTTTTATTTATCTGTATCCCACATTCAGCACAAATTCGTTGAATCAATATTAACTTTGTTTCCATTTTATTCCCATTACCCTTCTTACTTCATGTTAAACTAAGTTTAcgtttaatgaaaatatatctgAGTTATTCTTGTTAATTCACATAGCCACATAAAGACGATAACTTACAAAGTGTATATAACCATGACCATAATACGACAACGACAACTCCGATATAGGTATAGTTATACCGAGTGTATAATAGCAACCGTTTTGTAGACAGTCACGCACGACTTCTTCCCTTTGTAATAATCTATTCATGCAATCGAAGCGATTGCCAATCTTTGTTTGCTAATATTTTCTTGCAAATCACTGTGAAATTTATTTGAGATCTATAATGAAAGAAGTAGTATTGGTAGTAGCTTTGAAATAAAGGCAGTATATGATGCTAACACTAATAATACTAACACTATGGCACATTTATTTTACTGGGTAAAATACCAACACAGGTTTGCACTAAATTCAGTTTATTGAGCTGCTTATCAATTTTTACTCAAACTTCAGTGATGATATAGTATTGGTAACAAGCTGCATTTATTAACGTTCGTAGTAACTTTACGTAACTCAATCACAATCATCAGTGCTCTAATTTGACATCGTTTAAAcgtataattttgttttattgctttGCAATTATTAGTCACCATGATAGACGTTTAAAcatctttatttatattttgttttccttaatttCCTTACGTGATGTTTTATGCAGAGTTTACGATAGTGGACAAAATAAAGAGTTTCATCCTTTTTCACATTGCCAcatatttctttacttttttatgGATGATAACTAACAAAGTGTATATATCCATACCAGACTACGACAGCAACAATTTATATCTAGTTACAGTTATACCGAGTGTATAATAACAACCGTTATGTAGCCAGTCAGGTACGATTGCTTCCAACGGTAAGAATCTTTGTCATCGAAGCGGTCtttgtttgtttagttttataTACGTTACAATGAACATGTTGACTACAATGAAAGACAACTAACTATTCACTAGCAAAATCTTGTACTTAACATGGCCTCCTAAAACTCTGAAGCACGGAAAAGatcttcagatacaagggaatTGGATACAgttaattttcaaatgaaacGACAACCTGTACTCCAAGAAATCACTGACAAATGACATAATCTACCATAACTAACTTTGAACCGCACCGTTTcaattaaaacaagaaaagtgATTTCAAAGACAATGAGA is a genomic window containing:
- the LOC139977263 gene encoding uncharacterized protein — encoded protein: MSIECIYTGRIAACIVEAIIIVVLIIVIIYLIARDRLGPGKKTEPRSTNQIEEIKGAENRAYMDLQELEVNKNKKNKNLEVPETNVKLVSNLPGKGMLRYHKALVMRAEGNLEAVVRTLSGDSTLRMNKLQSSEVQHILKLPGDNSIMKLLVWCDTGTNTRTCQNVVLTIQP